In Chaetodon auriga isolate fChaAug3 chromosome 7, fChaAug3.hap1, whole genome shotgun sequence, a genomic segment contains:
- the LOC143323403 gene encoding extracellular calcium-sensing receptor-like, protein MCDCVYVMLLFVLFMGAFGADEDTVLCEMLGSPESPLLSKEGDITIGGAFSIHSQISKTPLSFTDTPERLKCSRINFREFRFAQTMIFAIEEINNNSSLLPNISIGYKVFDSCGSTLPSMRAVMGLMNGQERSLGKTCSSQLSVHAIIGASESSSTIVMLQILGIFQIPVISHFATCACLSNRKEYPSFFRTIPSDYYQSRALAKLVKQFGWTWVGAVRSDNDYGNNGLATFITAASQEGVCIEYSEAISRTDPSEHIARVVRVIQSATARVLVAFLAQSEMDILLEEALKQNLTGLQWVGSESWITAGHLATKSYSGILTGSLGFTIKKTKIAGLREFLLQVNPSQDPQNNLLREFWEATFDCSFQSSVHGQTQCSGSERLQDINNPFTDASELRISNNVYKAVYAVAHAMHNMLKCGQSGEVVNRTCIWKDDFESKQAVKHLQDVNFTLQSGERVYFDGNGDPAAAYELVNWQRNQAGDTVFVAVGSYDASLPSGKQFAMNGINITWAAESSERPQSVCSESCLPGFRQAVIKGKPICCFSCIACAAGEISNSSDSAECSQCPLEYWSNEDHSQCVPKVIEFLSYGETMGALLTAFSLFGASLTMVVSWVFFQFRHTPLIKASNSELSFLLLFSLTLCFLCSLTFIGQPTEWSCMLRHTAFGITFALCMSCILAKNIAVVIAFKAKRPANTVPQCSAPLQRTSVLSCTLLQVLLCVVWLNLAPPFPYKNTAHATERIILECDLGSPIGFWAVLGYIGLLAVLCYILAFLVRKLPDNFNEAKFITFSMLIFCAVWITFIPAYVSSPGKFTVAVEIFAILASSFGLLFCIFAPKCYILLLKPEKNTKKHMIARTQSNLT, encoded by the exons ATGTGTGACTGCGTCTATGTAATGttactgtttgtgctttttatgGGAGCCTTTGGAGCAGACGAAGACACTGTGCTCTGTGAAATGCTCGGTAGCCCAGAGTCCCCTCTGTTATCGAAAGAAGGAGATATCACTATTGGAGGAGCTTTTTCCATCCATAGCCAAATCTCAAAGACTCCACTCTCCTTCACAGATACTCCAGAACGTCTCAAATGCTCCAG GATAAATTTCAGAGAATTTCGTTTTGCCCAAACAATGATTTTTGCCATTGAGGAGATCAACAATAACAGCTCTCTGTTGCCTAACATCTCAATTGGTTATAAGGTATTTGACAGCTGCGGTTCAACACTGCCTTCAATGCGTGCAGTGATGGGTCTAATGAATGGACAAGAAAGGAGTTTGGGAAAAACCTGCTCTAGCCAGTTATCTGTTCACGCCATCATTGGAGCCTCTGAGTCCTCCTCAACCATTGTGATGCTACAAATTTTAGGGATTTTCCAAATACCAGTG ATCAGCCACTTTGCCACTTGTGCCTGTCTGAGTAACAGAAAGGAGTATCCCTCCTTCTTCAGAACCATCCCCAGTGACTACTATCAGAGCAGAGCCTTGGCAAAACTGGTGAAACAGTTTGGCTGGACATGGGTTGGTGCAGTTAGAAGTGACAATGATTATGGTAACAATGGCCTGGCAACATTTATCACAGCTGCAAGTCAGGAGGGGGTCTGCATTGAGTACTCAGAGGCCATCTCCAGGACTGACCCAAGCGAGCACATTGCCAGGGTGGTTAGAGTGATCCAAAGCGCCACTGCAAGGGTTTTGGTGGCCTTCCTCGCCCAGAGTGAGATGGACATTCTGCTTGAGGAAGCTCTGAAACAGaacctgactgggctgcagtGGGTGGGCAGTGAGTCCTGGATTACAGCAGGTCACCTGGCTACTAAGAGCTACTCAGGAATCCTGACAGGTTCTCTGGGCTTCACcatcaaaaagacaaagatcGCAGGCCTGAGAGAGTTTCTTTTGCAGGTTAACCCAAGTCAGGACCCACAGAATAATCTGCTGAGAGAGTTCTGGGAAGCCACATTTGATTGTAGTTTCCAATCCAGTGTGCATGGCCAGACCCAGTGCTCAGGCTCTGAGAGACTACAGGACATCAACAACCCTTTCACAGATGCGTCAGAGCTAAGGATATCTAACAATGTGTATAAGGCTGTGTATGCTGTGGCTCATGCCATGCATAACATGTTGAAATGTGGACAGAGTGGTGAAGTGGTGAATCGCACGTGTATCTGGAAAGATGATTTTGAGTCCAAACAG GCTGTAAAACACCTCCAAGATGTGAATTTCACCCTTCAGTCAGGAGAAAGAGTCTATTTTGATGGTAATGGAGACCCTGCAGCAGCTTATGAGCTGGTGAACTGGCAGAGAAACCAAGCAGGAGAtactgtgtttgtggctgtagGGAGCTACGATGCTTCACTACCAAGTGGAAAACAGTTTGCCATGAACGGAATAAACATAACGTGGGCTGCCGAATCCTCAGAG AggcctcagtctgtctgcagtgagaGTTGCCTGCCAGGTTTCCGGCAGGCTGTGATTAAGGGCAAACCCATCTGCTGTTTCTCCTGCATCGcctgtgctgctggagagatCAGCAACTCCAGTG ATTCTGCAGAGTGTTCTCAGTGTCCACTGGAGTACTGGTCAAATGAAGATCACAGCCAGTGTGTTCCAAAGGTGATCGAGTTCCTGTCTTATGGAGAAACCATGGGGGCTCTCCTCACTGCTTTCTCGTTGTTTGGAGCAAGTTTAACAATGGTGGTGTCATGGGTCTTCTTTCAGTTTCGTCACACACCTCTTATCAAAGCCAGTaactctgagctgagcttcctgctgctcttctccttgactctgtgtttcctgtgctctCTGACCTTCATAGGCCAGCCCACTGAGTGGTCCTGCATGCTGCGACACACAGCTTTTGGCATCACCTTTGCCTTGTGCATGTCTTGTATCTTGGCTAAAAACATTGCAGTGGTGATCGCCTTCAAGGCTAAAAGGCCAGCAAACACAGTCCCTCAGTGTTCTGCTCCGCTTCAGAGAACAAGTGTTCTCAGCTGTACTTTACTACAGGTCTTACTTTGCGTGGTGTGGTTAAATCTTGCTCCTCCGTTCCCCTACAAAAATACTGCTCATGCCACTGAAAGGATTATTCTAGAGTGTGATTTAGGTTCACCTATAGGGTTCTGGGCTGTCTTGGGCTACATAGGACTCCTGGCTGTGCTATGCTATATCCTTGCTTTTCTGGTTCGAAAGCTGCCTGATAATTTCAATGAAGCCAAATTCATCACtttcagcatgctgatattctgcGCAGTATGGATCACTTTTATCCCAGCGTATGTCAGCTCTCCTGGGAAATTCACTGTAGCTGTAGAGATCTTTGCTATTTTGGCCTCTAGCTTTGGGTTGCTTTTCTGTATATTTGCTCCAAAATGTTATATTTTACTgttaaaaccagaaaaaaacactaaaaaacacATGATAGCGAGAACCCAATCAAACTTAACATAA
- the LOC143323505 gene encoding extracellular calcium-sensing receptor-like: MMFAIQEINNSSELLPGVTLGYRIFDSCPSIPLSIRASLNLMNRYESGEDSCNKLSNVHAVIGETTSTSTIGIARTMGPFHIPVISHSATCACLSNRRDYPSFFRTIPSDIYQSQALAKLVKHFGWTWVGAIRTNSDYGNGGMATFLEAAEREGVCVEYSVAIYRTDPRKWFLEVVDIIKKSTSKVIVAFADGTDLDILIKELHAQNVTGLQWVGSEGWITYRYIASRVNYAVVQGAVGFAALNAHIPGLQEFLANSRPSTIPGDEGLVELWEMVFTCTLTPQAETQAQGSVAACTGKESLRDTNTRFTDVSDASLLNNVYKATYAVAHALHMLFNCKDGQGPFENSTCADRENIQPWQVLHYLTEVNFTTKIGENVFFDELGDPAARYALVNWQMDETGYILFETIGYYDASRPEGQQFEMKEGVRAVWAGENKEVPRSVCSESCLPGTRRAFVKGKPICCFDCIPCADGEFSNSTNAVKCDKCPPAYKSNKERNNCDLKAIEFLTFRELMGILLVTFSVFGACLAMTIALIFFHFRQTPIVRANNSELSFLLLFSLTLCFLCSLTFIGRPSEWSCMLRHTAFGITFVLCISCVLGKTIVVLMAFRATLPGSNVMKWFGPAQQRLSVLAFTLIQVVICILWLTINPPFPFKNMKLYKERIILECALGSPVGFWAVLGYIGLLAVLCFVLAFLARKLPDNFNEAKFITFSMLIFCAVWITFIPAYASSPGKFTVAVEIFAILASSYGLLFCIFLPKCYIILLKPENNTKKHLMGKVTARAL; this comes from the exons ATGATGTTTGCCATTCAGGAGATCAACAacagctcagagctgctgccaggAGTGACACTGGGTTACAGGATCTTTGACTCCTGTCCCAGTATCCCTCTGTCCATCAGGGCATCTCTAAACCTGATGAATAGGTATGAGAGCGGAGAAGACAGCTGTAACaaactctcaaatgtgcatGCAGTCATAGGGGAAACCACATCCACCTCGACAATAGGTATTGCACGCACCATGGGACCCTTCCATATACCTGTG ATTAGTCATTCAGCCACTTGTGCATGTCTTAGCAACAGAAGAGACTATCCCTCTTTCTTTAGAACCATACCGAGTGACATTTACCAGAGCCAAGCCCTAGCAAAGCTTGTGAAACACTTTGGCTGGACATGGGTAGGAGCTATCAGAACTAATAGTGACTATGGGAATGGTGGAATGGCAACTTTCCTGGAAGCAGCAGAaagggaaggtgtgtgtgttgagtaCTCAGTGGCTATTTACAGAACCGATCCCCGGAAGTGGTTCTTAGAGGTGGTGGACATTATAAAGAAATCCACCTCGAAGGTAATAGTGGCATTTGCTGATGGCACAGACCTTGACATACTTATCAAGGAGCTTCATGCTCAGAATGTGACAGGCCTGCAGTGGGTGGGCAGTGAAGGCTGGATCACATATCGCTATATTGCCTCTCGAGTAAACTACGCTGTGGTCCAGGGGGCAGTGGGCTTTGCAGCACTAAATGCTCACATTCCTGGACTTCAGGAGTTCCTGGCAAACAGCAGGCCCTCCACCATACCGGGAGACGAGGGGCTGGTGGAGCTGTGGGAGATGGTGTTCACCTGCACCCTGACTCCCCAAGCGGAGACTCAAGCTCAGGGTTCAGTTGCAGCCTGCACTGGGAAGGAGTCTCTgagggacacaaacacacgcttcACAGATGTTTCAGATGCCAGTCTGCTGAATAATGTTTACAAGGCCACATACGCCGTCGCTCATGCATTGCACATGCTATTTAATTGCAAAGATGGACAGGGACCTTTTGAGAACAGCACGTGTGCTGATAGGGAAAATATACAACCATGGCAG GTGTTACATTACCTAACAGAGGTCAATTTCACCACCAAGATTGGTGAAAATGTGTTCTTTGATGAGCTGGGTGACCCTGCGGCACGTTACGCACTGGTGAACTGGCAGATGGATGAAACAGGTTACATACTCTTTGAGACCATTGGTTACTATGATGCCTCCAGGCCTGAGGGTCAGCAGTTTGAGATGAAAGAAGGTGTGAGAGCCGTCTGGGCAGGCGAGAATAAAGAG GTGCCAAGGTCTGTTTGCAGTGAGAGCTGTTTGCCGGGGACCCGCCGGGCTTTTGTCAAGGGCAAGCctatctgctgctttgattgcATCCCCTGTGCTGACGGGGAGTTCAGCAACAGTACAA ATGCagtgaaatgtgacaaatgcCCACCAGCGTACAAGTCAAACAAAGAGAGGAATAACTGTGACTTGAAAGCGATTGAGTTCCTCACCTTCAGGGAATTGATGGGTATACTGCTGGTcaccttttctgtctttggtgCCTGCCTGGCAATGACTATAGCCCTGATATTTTTTCACTTCAGGCAGACTCCTATTGTCAGGGCCaacaactctgagctgagcttcctgctgctcttctccttgactctgtgtttcctgtgttctctgACCTTCATCGGCCGGCCCTCTGAGTGGTCCTGCATGCTGCGACACACAGCGTTTGGCATCACCTTTgtcctctgcatctcttgtGTTCTGGGGAAAACAATAGTGGTGTTAATGGCCTTCAGGGCCACACTTCCAGGTagtaatgtgatgaaatggtTTGGGCCTGCTCAGCAGAGACTCAGTGTTTTGGCCTTCACTCTCATACAGGTTGTAATTTGCATACTTTGGCTGACCATCAACCCTCCCTTTCCCTTCAAAAATATGAAACTCTACAAAGAGAGGATAATCCTTGAGTGTGCCCTTGGATCACCTGTGGGGTTCTGGGCTGTGTTGGGATACATAGGACTCTTAGCTGTCCTCTGTTTTGTACTTGCCTTTTTGGCTCGAAAGCTGCCTGATAATTTCAATGAAGCTAAAttcatcaccttcagcatgctgatattctgtGCCGTCTGGATCACCTTTATTCCAGCATATGCCAGCTCTCCTGGGAAATTCACAGTTGCTGTGGAGATATTTGCCATTCTGGCATCGAGTTATGGactgctgttttgtatttttttgccTAAGTGCTACATAATTTTACTAAAGCCTGAGAACAATACAAAGAAACATTTGATGGGTAAAGTGACGGCAAGAGCCCTTTGA